The genome window ATAAAAGAAGTGGCAAAAAACCAATGGCAAGTGCGTCTTGACCGGCACGTCGTCACCTTCCGTACCGAGGCCGAAGCCCAGGCTTTCGCCACAACCTTGCAGGCGCGGATCCTCGCGCCCCATCATTTCCCCGAACAGCAGCAGCGCGCGGCCGGCTGAGTCAGCCCTCGCGACTGGCCTGGGCCAATGCCCGGGCATTTTGCAGGCGACGAGTCAGCATCGCCGCGCTCACCACCAACAGCCCGCAAAGGCTGATGACCAGCGCCATTGGCACGGCGGTGCCGTTATGCAGCGCCGCCACCAACGCGGCTGCCCCGGCGGCGACGGAAAACTGCAGGCATCCCAACATCGCCGAAGCACTGCCGGCCCGGGCGCCCTGCCCGTTCATGGCGCAGGCCGAGGCATTGGGCAGGATGCAACCCAAGCTGGCGATGCAGATAAACAGTGGAACCAGCAGCGGCCACAACTGCGCAGGTTGCAATGAACTGACGGCCAGCAGGCTCAGCCCCGCGCCCAGGTAGACCCATACCGCGCGGCTCAGCAGGAACGCCGGGCCGCGCTTGGACAGCAGCCGGGCGTTGACCTGGGCGACCAGGATGAAGCCCGCCGCGTTGGTGCCGAACAGCCAACCGAAATGTTCAGCCGGTACACCATAGAGCTTGATGAAGACAAAAGGCGAACCGGCGATGTAGGCAAACATCCCGGCGATAGCGATGCCCCCCGTCAGCGCATGGCCGAGGTAGACGGAATCGGTCAATAACCGACCGTACTGGCGCAAGGCGCCCGACAAGGGTTGTCGAGGGACATGATCCGGCAGGCTTTCCGGCAGCCACAGGGCCACGGCCGTCGACGCCAGCGCACTGAACACGGTCAGGGCAATGAAGATCGATTGCCAGCCATGCAGGTTCACCAACAGCCCACCGAGCATCGGCGCGAGAATCGGCGCCAGGCCCATCACCAGCATCAGTTGCGAAAACACCTTGGCCGAACCCACCGCGTCGCATTTGTCGCTGACCACCGCCCGGGAAATCACCATCCCGGCGCATCCGCCCAAGGCCTGGACGAAGCGGGCACCGATCAGCCATTCGAGGTTCGGCGCATAGGCGCAGGCCAGGGACGCCAGGGTGAACAAGCCGACGCCCGTCAGCAGCGGGATGCGCCGCCCGAAGCGATCCGCCACCGGCCCATAGGCCAGTTGCCCGATGGACAAGCCGAGGAAATAGGCCGCCAGGGTCAACTGGATGTGTTTTTCGTCAGTACCGAAGGCGGTGGCCATCGCCGGAAAGGCGGGCAGGTAGAAGTCGATCGCCAAGGGACCGAAAGCGCTCAAGGCGCCAAGAATCAGAATGGTGCGAAAGTTCATCGGGCGTCCAGCTCAGGCGTCGTTCGACAGCCCGACAGTCTAGCCGTGCCGGGCGCTCTTGAACATTCCGATAGGTCGCTAACGATTAAAAAACTTCAGGCGGGGCTGACCTCATAGCCTTCTTCCTTGATGACCGCGAGCACGGCATCGGCCGCCAATGAGCTCTGGACCCGGACGGTCTTGGCACCCAGGTCGACTTGCACGTCCGCCGCCGGATCCTTGGCCTGGACAGCCTGGGTGATGGCCTTGACGCAGTGACCGCAGGACATGCCCTGAACATTGAATGTTTGCATGAGATGACTCCTTGGGATTGAGGTTGCCGCCAGTCTCAAGCTTGCCATCATGGCAAGGTCAAGTTCTGACAAAAACTGCCGGGCTGGCAATCGGCGTCGCCCTCAGCCAAGCTGCACACATCAAGGATTTCACACCGGAGGTTCAGCCATGCGCTGGTCAGCGTTCAGCCTGTTTTGCATGCTCGGTTTTTCAGCGATGGCGCCCCAGGCCTCGGCCGTCGGCGAAGACTATGGCGTGTTGATCATTTCCCGTGAGCGCCTGGAAGTGGCGACCAGTTGCGAAATCGGCATCTACATCCAGGATCAACTCTCGGCCAGGCTGTTCCAGGAGCAGAGCACCTCGTTCAACCTGCCGCCGGGCCAGTTTTCCTTGCGCCTGAAATTGCTGCCGGGACAGGCGCCGGGTTGCAACCCGGGCATGCTCGCGCCAGGGTCGCAGAACATCACCCTCAAGGCCGGTGACATCTTGAAGTTCCGCATCGCCATGAACGAACAAGGTATGTACCTCAAGCAGGCTGGGCTCGGTTACTGACACGCCACTTGCCCCGGTGGGCAAGCTTTGTGGGAGCAAAGCTTGCTCGCGATCCAGGCGCCGCGGTCACTCAAGAGACTGCAGTGCTTTCATCGCGGGCAAGCCTTGCTCCCACAGAGCCAGATCCCATATCAGGGAGCGGCAACCCTTTTTGGATTGGCGCTTGACCTTGCCAGCATGGCAAGGTTGATCCTGTAGTCATTCACTACAGGGAGCGTGACCGATGTCCGAATCCACCACATTCGATCTACCCATTGCCGGCATGACCTGCGCCAGCTGCGCCGGGCGGGTCGAGCGAGCCTTGAGCAAAGTCGCCGGTGCCAGCGCCGTCAGCGTCAACCTGGCGACGGAACTGGCGCGTGTCCAGGCCCCCGAAGGCAGCCTGCCGGCCTTGAAGCAGGCCGTCGAACAGGCAGGCTATAGCGTTCCCGTGCACACCCTGGAACTGAACATCGAAGGCATGACCTGCGCCTCCTGTGTCGGCCGGGTCGAACGGGCCTTGGGCAAGGTCGACGGTGTGAACAGCGTCAGTGTCAACCTGGCCAACGAGCGGGCTCACCTCGAACTGCTCGGCCAGGTGGATGCGCAAACCCTGATCGATGCGCTCAAGCGCGCCGGCTATGACGCCACGGTCTGGCAGGCCGAGCAGGTCGCCGACACGCAGAACAACCGTCTGAACCGTGAACGCCTGGCCCTGGTGCTGGCGATTCTGCTGTCGGTGCCGTTGGTACTGCCCATGGTGCTACAGCCATTCGGTGTGCATTGGATGCTCCCGGCCTGGGTGCAGTTCGCCCTGGCGACGCCGGTGCAGTTCATCTTCGGTGCGCGTTTCTACGTCGCCGCCTTCAAGGCCGTGCGGGCCGGTGCCGGGAACATGGACCTGCTGGTGGCCCTGGGCACCAGCGCTGGCTACGGCTTGAGCCTGTATGAATGGGCGATCGCCCGTCCCGGCAGCATGCCGCACTTGTATTTCGAGGCTTCGGCCGTCGTGATCGCCCTGGTGTTGCTCGGTAAATACCTGGAAAGCCGCGCCAAGCACCAGACCGCCAGCGCCATCCGCGCCCTCGAAGCCTTGCGCCCGGAACGGGCGATCCAGGTGATCGATGGCCAGGAGCGGGACGTTGCCATCAGCGCCCTGCGCTTGAATGACCTGGTGCTGGTCAAGCCCGGCGAACGCTTCCCGGTGGACGGCGAAGTGCTGGAAGGCCAGAGCCACGCCGACGAAGCGCTGATCAGCGGCGAAAGCCTGCCGGTGCCCAAGCAGCCCGGGGACAAGGTCACCGGCGGCGCCATCAATGGCGAAGGCCGGTTGCTGGTCCGCACGCAAGCCCTGGGCACCGAAACCGTCCTGGCGCGCATCATTCGCCTGGTGGAAGACGCCCAGGCCGCCAAGGCACCGATCCAGAAACTGGTGGATAAAGTCAGCCAGGTCTTCGTACCGGTGGTGCTGGTACTGGCCCTGGCGACGCTCATCGGTTGGTGGCTGTACGGTGCGCCACTGGAAACCGCGCTGATCAACGCCGTCGCCGTGCTGGTGATCGCCTGCCCCTGCGCCCTGGGCCTGGCGACGCCCACGGCGATCATGGCTGGCACCGGCGTGGCGGCGCGCCACGGGATTCTGATCAAGGATGCCGAAGCCCTGGAACGCGCCCATGAAGTCACGACCGTGGTGTTCGACAAGACCGGCACCCTGACCTCCGGCACCCCGCGTATCGCCCACTTGACCGCCCTGGACGGGGATGAAGACGCGCTGCTGAAAATGGCCGGCGCACTGCAGCGCGGCAGCGAACACCCGCTCGCCAAAGCCGTACTGGACGCCTGCACCGAGCGCGGCCTGGATGTGCCGGATGTCAGCGACAGCCAGTCCCTGGCCGGACGCGGCATTGCCGGCAGCCTCGCCGGGCAACGCCTGGCCCTGGGCAATCGCCGTCTGCTGGACGAACTGGGCCTGAACCCCGGAACGCTGGCCGAATCCGCACAGGCTTGGGAAGCCGAAGGCCGTACGTTGTCCTGGCTGCTCGAACAAGGCGCGACGCCGCGGGTGCTGGGCCTGTTCGCCTTCGGTGACACCCTCAAGCCCGGCGCTCTCGCCGCCGTACAGGCCTTGAATGAACAGCACATCGCCAGCCATCTGCTCACCGGCGACAACCAAGGCAGCGCCCGGGTGGTGGCCCAGGCGCTGGAGATTTCCAATGTCCATGCCGAGGTACTGCCAGCGGATAAATCCGCCATCGTCCAACAATTGAAGCGCCACTCGGTGGTGGCGATGGTCGGCGACGGCATCAACGACGCCCCGGCCCTGGCCGCCGCCGACATTGGCATCGCCATGGGCGGTGGCACCGACGTGGCGATGCATGCCGCGGGCATCACCCTCATGCGTGGCGATCCGCGACTGGTACCGGCGGCGCTGGACATCAGCCGCAAGACCTACGCCAAGATCCGCCAGAACCTGTTCTGGGCGTTCGTCTATAACTTGATCGGCATCCCCCTGGCGGCGTTCGGCTTGCTCAACCCGGTGCTGGCCGGCGCGGCCATGGCCCTGTCGAGCGTCAGCGTGGTGAGCAATGCGTTACTGTTGAAGTTCTGGACACCCAAGCAGTTGGAGGACAAGCGATGAACATCGGCCAAGCGGCCCGCCAGAGCGGCCTGAGCGCGAAGATGATCCGCTATTACGAATCCATCGGCCTGCTCAAGGCCGCCCATCGCACCGACAGCGGCTACCGGGTCTACGGCGCCGATGACCTGCACACCCTGGCGTTCATCAAGCGCTCCCGCGACTTGGGGTTTTCCCTGGAAGAGGTCGGCAAATTGCTCACTCTCTGGCAAGACCGCCAACGCGCCAGCGCCGACGTCAAGGCCCTCGCCCGGCAACACATCGATGAGCTGAACCAGAAAATCCGCGAACTGGCCGAACTGCGCGACACCTTGCAAGACCTGGTAGAGCACTGCCACGGCGACCACCGTCCGGATTGCCCGATCCTCAAGGAACTGGCGTCGGGGTGCTGCAAGAATTGATGCCCACAAAGACCGGCGGTGGACATCAATGCTGTAAACAGCCGAAGCAAAACGGTGGGAGCGAGCTTGCTCGCGATGACGGCGGCACATTCAACATCGATGCAAGCGGCCCCACCGCTATCGCGAGCAAGCTCGCTCCCACACAGGAGGCCTGCGGTGGATAGAGGATTTTGCAGTGCCCACAAAAAACCCGGCCATAGGCCGGGTTTCTGTTCAGCCGATCATTGCATCCACGGCGGTGGCGGTTCTTCGGTCTTGCCGGGTGGGGCATCGTCGGCGGCGCGAACGGCCTGACGGCGTTCTTCATCCAGGCGGGCGGCCTCGATTTCACGCATGATCCCGCCGACATCCGCCAGTTCTTCCGGTTCGTCGAACTCGCCGGTCAGCACGCTGGCCGGGTGCAGGGTGCCCGCTTCGTACAGCGCCCACATTTCCTTCGCGTACTTGGTGCGCTTGAGTTCCGGGGCAAACCGGCCGAAGTAGGACGCCATGTTGCCCACGTCCCGCTCCAGCATGCTGAAGGCATGGTTGTTACCCGCCGCATCCACGGCTTGCGGCAGGTCAATGATCACCGGCCCCGTCGGCGTCAGCAGCACGTTGAACTCCGACAGGTCACCGTGCACCAGGCCGGTACACAGCATCAACACGATCTGGGAAATCAGATAGGCGTGATACTCACGGGCCTGGTCCGGCTCCAGCACCACATCGTTCAGGCGCGGCGCCGCATCCCCGTACTCGTCGGCCACCAGCTCCATCAGCAGCACGCCTTCAAGGAAGTCGTACGGCTTGGGCACGCGCACACCCGCGCTTGCCAGGCGGAACAATGCCGCCACTTCGGCATTCTGCCAGGCGTCCTCGGTTTCCTTGCGCCCGAACTTCGAGCCCTTGGCCATGGCCCGGGCCTGACGGCTGTTGCGCACCTTGCGGCCTTCCTGATACTCGGCCGCCTGACGAAAACTTCGCTTGTTCGCCTCCTTGTAGACCTTCGCGCAACGTAGCTCGTTGCCGCAGCGCACCACATAAACAGCTGCTTCTTTACCACTCATGAGTGGGCGCAGCACCTCGTCGACCAGACCGTCCTCGATCAGGGGTTCAATGCGTTTTGGAGTCTTCATCAGCTTTTATTGTGGGTCCTTTATTACCAAACACGCGAATGACAGTCGTTATACGGCAATCCATCCTCCACGGGGAGGGGTTGCCGACCTATGAACCTGTGATGCACACAATGTGCCGGATCAATCGACGGCGTCGAATCATAGCCGAGACCGGCGCTGGCGTTGGCAACTCAATACCCAGGTATTTGCGACAAGAGCTGACAGTCATGTCCACCGCCAGCCGTAGGCAAGTGCGCCGGCTCAATGCTTGAACAACTCCCCCGGTGTATACCCGAACATCCCCTTGAACGCGGCAATGAATGCGGACGTTGAATCATACCCACACGACAACGCGGCGCTGGTGACGCTGTCCCCTTTCTCCAAGGAGCCCAGGGACGATAACAAGCGCATGCGCTGGCGCCAGGCACGAAAGCTCAGGCCGGTCTCACGCTGGAACAGACGCATCAGGGTTTTTTCCGACGTGCCCAGACGTTCAGACCAGGCTTGCAAGGTGACGTTCTGTTCAGGCTGTTCGATCAATTCGTTACACAGCGCCAGCAAGCGGGCATGTCGCGGCAGCGGCAGGGAAAATCCCACTTCCGGCAACGTCGCCAACTGGTCCAGCAACACCTGCACCAGCCGTTCTTCCTGGGTATCGCCTTGGGGATAATCGACCGGCAACTGACAGAATACCTTGATCAACTCACGGGCCAGTGGCGTGACTTCCAGCACCCGACAGCGCTCATCGGCCCAGGGGCAGGCGTGACGATGGACATACAGGCTGCGCATTTCCGCCCGGGTGGAGGTCACCACCTGATGTTCCAGGTCGGCCGGGATCCAGATGCCCCGTTGTGGTGGGGCGAAGAAACTGCCGGCGGCGGTGTGTACGCCGAGAACGCCGCTGATGGCGTAGGAAAATTGCACCCAGTCATGACGATGGGCTTGCGTCCAGGAACCGGCGTTCAAGCTTTCGACGCGGGCATACAGCGGCCTCGGCAATTGCGCCAGGTCGGGGATACGTCGTTCCAGCTGCTGGTGTCCGTTAGGCGGCATTGATTGGCCTTATGTCGCAAGACGACTGATGAGGACGACGTTAGGCTAAGTCGACTTTTCTTACAACATGCGGTGCCCTATGCATATCTTCAGACACCTCAAACGCATGATGACCGACTGGTTCCTGTGCGGCATGGTGCTCGCCACGCTGCTGGCGTACTTCTTTCCCACCTTCGGCGCCACGGGCGGTGCCATGCATGCCGAATGGGTGGTCAACATCGGCATCTTCGTGGTGTTCTTCCTGCACGGGGTCAACCTGTCCGGCGAGCAGATCCGCCACGGTCTGAAGAACATCCGGCTGCACGTGATGGTGCAGGCTTTCACCTTTGGCGTATTTCCGTTGCTCTGGCTGCTCAGCAACTGGCTGCTGGGCAGCCATGTGCCGGCGCTGCTGATGCTGGGGTTCTTCTACCTGTGCGCCCTGCCCTCGACGATTTCTTCCTCGGTGGCCCTGACTGGCAGTGCAAAAGGTAACGTGCCGGCGGCGATTCTCAACGCGAGCCTGTCCAGCGTGCTGGGCATTTTCCTGACACCGTTGCTGGTCAGTTTCGTGGTCGGCAGCGGCGCCGGTGGCATCGACCTGGGTTCAACCTTGCTTGACCTGTGCATGATGTTGCTGCTGCCGCTGGTGCTGGGGCAGTTCCTGCGACGTTGGCTGGCCGGCTTTTTCGGTCGGTACAAACGCTACACCAGCGTCATCGACAAGCTGGTGATCCTGCTGCTGGTCTACGCGGCCTTCTGCAACTCGATGGTGTCCGGCATCTGGCGCCAGCAAGGCAACGGCGTGTTGCTCAGCGCAGTGGTGGGCAGTGCCGTGCTGCTGGCAATCATCCTGTGGGCGACCACCCGCACCGCCCGCGCCCTGAAATTCAACAACGCCGATGAAGTCGCCGCGGTGTTCTGCGCCAGCAAGAAATCCCTCGCCGCCGGGGTGCCGATGGCGGCGTTGATTTTCGGCAACCATCCCGGCCTGGGGCTGATTCTGTTGCCGATCATGATCTACCACCCGCTGCAGTTGATCGTCTGCTCGATCCTGGCCGAGCACTACGCCAACCAGCACAAGGCACTGGCGTCCCGCCAGGAGGGCGCCGTCGTCAACGCTCGATAATCGCCGTCACACCCTGGCCGGCGGCGGCGCAGATGGAAATCAACCCGCGACCTCGCCCGGCGGCGTCCAGCAACTTGGCGAGGTTGGCGACAATGCGCCCGCCCGTGGCGGCAAACGGATGCCCGGCGGCCAGGGAACTGCCCTTCACGTTCAACCGACCGCGGTCAATGGACCCCAGCGGCGCGTCGAGGCCCAGGCGGGTCTTGCAATAGTCCGGGTCTTCCCAGGCCTTCAGCGTGCACAACACTTGGGCGGCGAACGCTTCGTGGATCTCGAAGTAATCGAAGTCCTGCAAGGTCAGGCCGTTGCGCGCCAGCAACCGCGGCACGGCGTAGACCGGGGCCATCAGCAACCCTTCGGCGCCATTGACGAAATCCACCGCTGCCGTTTCACCGTCGCGCAGGTATGCCAGGATCGGCAGGCCCCGGGCCTTGGCCCATTCTTCGCTGCCCAGCAGCACCAACGAGGCGCCGTCGGTCAGTGGCGTGGAGTTGCCCGCCGTCATCGTGCCCTTGGCACTTTTTTCGAAGGCCGGCTTGAGGGAGGCGAGTTTCTCCAGGGTCAGGTCCGGGCGCAGGTTGTTGTCCCGGGTCAGGCCGAGAAACGGGGTCATCAAGTCGTTCTGCCAACCTTCGGCGTAGGACGCGGCCATTTTCTGATGGCTTTCCAGGGCCAACTGGTCTTGGGCCTCCCGGGGGATCTGCCAGGTCTGGGCCATCAATTCACAGTGCTCGCCCATGCTCAGGCCGGTGCGCGGTTCGTTGATACGCGGCAAGTCCGGCATCAGGTGCTGGGGGCGCAATTGCAGGAATACTTTGATTTTCTCAGCGGTGGTCTTGGCGCGATTGGCTTGCAGCAAGATCCTGCGCAACCCTTCATTGACCGCGATTGGCGCATCCGACGTGGTGTCGACGCCGCCGGCAATGGCGCTGTCGATCTGGCCCAGGGCGATCTTGTTGGCCACCAGCAGCACCGTCTCCAGCCCGGTGCCACAGGCCTGCTGTACGTCATAGGCAGGCGTCATCGGTGACAGCCGCGAACCGAGCACGCATTCGCGGGTCAGGTTCGTATCCCGGGAGTGCTTGAGCACCGCCCCGGCAGCCACTTCGCCGATGTGCAAGCCATGCAGGTTGTAGCGTTCGATCAGCCCCTCGAGGGCGGCCGTCAACATCGCCTGGTTGCTGGCGGTGGCATAGGGCCCGTTGGAGCGGGCGAAGGGAATGCGGTTACCACCGATGATCGCGACGCGGCGTAGTTGTGTCATGAAGAACTCCCCTGTAGGTCTGATGCACTAAGAAAACTCAACCGCCCCCCTGTGGGAGCAAAGCTGAACTGGTCAACTAATTTTGGACACCAGTTACGGTTTCATGCTGCCAGTTTCTCCATAGCTACCGGCGACCGGTAGTCGTTGTAGCTATGGAGTCTGACGTTGTTGTAACGCATCACATAACGCTGCACATCCACGCGGGCTTCATGCTCCGAGCTGTAGCCATCTTCTGGCACCCACTCTGACTTCAGGCTCCCAAAGAAACGCTCCATCGGGGCGTTGTCCCAGCACTCACCTTTGCGACTCATGCTTTGCAGGAGTCCATGCTTGCGCATTTCATTCCTGAATTTGTGGCTGGTGTATTGGCAGCCTTGATCGGAATGAAACAGCACCTCTTTTGGGCAACCTCGCAATTGCACCGCCATTCGCAACGCTTCGCAGGTCAGCGAGGCATCGGAAATCATTGAAAACGAC of Pseudomonas fluorescens contains these proteins:
- a CDS encoding multidrug effflux MFS transporter, which codes for MNFRTILILGALSAFGPLAIDFYLPAFPAMATAFGTDEKHIQLTLAAYFLGLSIGQLAYGPVADRFGRRIPLLTGVGLFTLASLACAYAPNLEWLIGARFVQALGGCAGMVISRAVVSDKCDAVGSAKVFSQLMLVMGLAPILAPMLGGLLVNLHGWQSIFIALTVFSALASTAVALWLPESLPDHVPRQPLSGALRQYGRLLTDSVYLGHALTGGIAIAGMFAYIAGSPFVFIKLYGVPAEHFGWLFGTNAAGFILVAQVNARLLSKRGPAFLLSRAVWVYLGAGLSLLAVSSLQPAQLWPLLVPLFICIASLGCILPNASACAMNGQGARAGSASAMLGCLQFSVAAGAAALVAALHNGTAVPMALVISLCGLLVVSAAMLTRRLQNARALAQASREG
- a CDS encoding heavy-metal-associated domain-containing protein encodes the protein MQTFNVQGMSCGHCVKAITQAVQAKDPAADVQVDLGAKTVRVQSSLAADAVLAVIKEEGYEVSPA
- a CDS encoding heavy metal translocating P-type ATPase, whose amino-acid sequence is MSESTTFDLPIAGMTCASCAGRVERALSKVAGASAVSVNLATELARVQAPEGSLPALKQAVEQAGYSVPVHTLELNIEGMTCASCVGRVERALGKVDGVNSVSVNLANERAHLELLGQVDAQTLIDALKRAGYDATVWQAEQVADTQNNRLNRERLALVLAILLSVPLVLPMVLQPFGVHWMLPAWVQFALATPVQFIFGARFYVAAFKAVRAGAGNMDLLVALGTSAGYGLSLYEWAIARPGSMPHLYFEASAVVIALVLLGKYLESRAKHQTASAIRALEALRPERAIQVIDGQERDVAISALRLNDLVLVKPGERFPVDGEVLEGQSHADEALISGESLPVPKQPGDKVTGGAINGEGRLLVRTQALGTETVLARIIRLVEDAQAAKAPIQKLVDKVSQVFVPVVLVLALATLIGWWLYGAPLETALINAVAVLVIACPCALGLATPTAIMAGTGVAARHGILIKDAEALERAHEVTTVVFDKTGTLTSGTPRIAHLTALDGDEDALLKMAGALQRGSEHPLAKAVLDACTERGLDVPDVSDSQSLAGRGIAGSLAGQRLALGNRRLLDELGLNPGTLAESAQAWEAEGRTLSWLLEQGATPRVLGLFAFGDTLKPGALAAVQALNEQHIASHLLTGDNQGSARVVAQALEISNVHAEVLPADKSAIVQQLKRHSVVAMVGDGINDAPALAAADIGIAMGGGTDVAMHAAGITLMRGDPRLVPAALDISRKTYAKIRQNLFWAFVYNLIGIPLAAFGLLNPVLAGAAMALSSVSVVSNALLLKFWTPKQLEDKR
- the cueR gene encoding Cu(I)-responsive transcriptional regulator — translated: MNIGQAARQSGLSAKMIRYYESIGLLKAAHRTDSGYRVYGADDLHTLAFIKRSRDLGFSLEEVGKLLTLWQDRQRASADVKALARQHIDELNQKIRELAELRDTLQDLVEHCHGDHRPDCPILKELASGCCKN
- a CDS encoding PA4780 family RIO1-like protein kinase, with the protein product MKTPKRIEPLIEDGLVDEVLRPLMSGKEAAVYVVRCGNELRCAKVYKEANKRSFRQAAEYQEGRKVRNSRQARAMAKGSKFGRKETEDAWQNAEVAALFRLASAGVRVPKPYDFLEGVLLMELVADEYGDAAPRLNDVVLEPDQAREYHAYLISQIVLMLCTGLVHGDLSEFNVLLTPTGPVIIDLPQAVDAAGNNHAFSMLERDVGNMASYFGRFAPELKRTKYAKEMWALYEAGTLHPASVLTGEFDEPEELADVGGIMREIEAARLDEERRQAVRAADDAPPGKTEEPPPPWMQ
- a CDS encoding AraC family transcriptional regulator; this translates as MPPNGHQQLERRIPDLAQLPRPLYARVESLNAGSWTQAHRHDWVQFSYAISGVLGVHTAAGSFFAPPQRGIWIPADLEHQVVTSTRAEMRSLYVHRHACPWADERCRVLEVTPLARELIKVFCQLPVDYPQGDTQEERLVQVLLDQLATLPEVGFSLPLPRHARLLALCNELIEQPEQNVTLQAWSERLGTSEKTLMRLFQRETGLSFRAWRQRMRLLSSLGSLEKGDSVTSAALSCGYDSTSAFIAAFKGMFGYTPGELFKH
- a CDS encoding bile acid:sodium symporter family protein → MHIFRHLKRMMTDWFLCGMVLATLLAYFFPTFGATGGAMHAEWVVNIGIFVVFFLHGVNLSGEQIRHGLKNIRLHVMVQAFTFGVFPLLWLLSNWLLGSHVPALLMLGFFYLCALPSTISSSVALTGSAKGNVPAAILNASLSSVLGIFLTPLLVSFVVGSGAGGIDLGSTLLDLCMMLLLPLVLGQFLRRWLAGFFGRYKRYTSVIDKLVILLLVYAAFCNSMVSGIWRQQGNGVLLSAVVGSAVLLAIILWATTRTARALKFNNADEVAAVFCASKKSLAAGVPMAALIFGNHPGLGLILLPIMIYHPLQLIVCSILAEHYANQHKALASRQEGAVVNAR
- a CDS encoding acetyl-CoA C-acetyltransferase; the encoded protein is MTQLRRVAIIGGNRIPFARSNGPYATASNQAMLTAALEGLIERYNLHGLHIGEVAAGAVLKHSRDTNLTRECVLGSRLSPMTPAYDVQQACGTGLETVLLVANKIALGQIDSAIAGGVDTTSDAPIAVNEGLRRILLQANRAKTTAEKIKVFLQLRPQHLMPDLPRINEPRTGLSMGEHCELMAQTWQIPREAQDQLALESHQKMAASYAEGWQNDLMTPFLGLTRDNNLRPDLTLEKLASLKPAFEKSAKGTMTAGNSTPLTDGASLVLLGSEEWAKARGLPILAYLRDGETAAVDFVNGAEGLLMAPVYAVPRLLARNGLTLQDFDYFEIHEAFAAQVLCTLKAWEDPDYCKTRLGLDAPLGSIDRGRLNVKGSSLAAGHPFAATGGRIVANLAKLLDAAGRGRGLISICAAAGQGVTAIIER